The genomic interval AAGTTCTTTTGCACTTTTATGTAAACGAAGCATTTCATTTGCATAGGGAAGAAAGGATTTACCTAGCTCTGTTAAAGCAATTGTTTTCCCAAGTCGATCAAAGAGCGGGCCCTCTAAGTCCATTTCTAATGCTTGTATATGAGATGTAATCGTGGATTGAGCATAACCAAGATGATTGGCTGCCTTTGCAAAACCACCTGCTTCTATTATAGCTTTAAACGTTTGTAAGTGGCGAATTTCCATTGTATCCTCTCCTATTATCGGTAAAACCGATACCATCTATCTTACATATCTATTTTACTGAATTGCAAAACAGAAATACAATAGGGAATAAGAAGTAGATAAATTTTTTTTAGGGAGTGGTAGAAAGAATGAAGCACGGAAAAATTGGTTCTTTGACCTTAAGTGGATTAATCATTGGTCCGCTATTAGGATCAGGAATTATTTTATTACCAACCATTATTTATGAAAATCTAGGAAACTATGCGGTTATTGCATGGTTAGTCATGTCTATAATTGGAATTTGCTTTGCTTATGTTTGTGGAGAATTAATGATTCAATTTCCAGGAGAAGCTGGTCTTGGGAATGCAATGGAAAGGGCATTTGGGGCTAAGATAAAAAATCTTGCCTCCATCTTTCTCATGATTGCAGCACTTATGGGGCCAGTCGCAGTCATGATGACTGCAGCTGAATACCTTCAGATTTGGCTATTTCCTAATCAGATAAGAGTGGAATGGATTGCGATTATCTTATTAGTTTTGAATGGCTCTATTTTACTGCTCCGTTTGAATTTTCTTGGGAAACTATCCTTTCTTATTTCTACCTTTGCAGTTTTGATTCTAGTCAGTGGAAGCATATTTGCTTTGCTTAATCAGCATACTGGAACTTGGGGTTTTCCAGAATTTCACTTCGATTCCTTTGGATATAGCCTTTTGCTTCTTTTTTGGACAATTGTAGGCTGGGAAATTATCGGGAATTATTCCAGTGAAGTGAAAAATCCGAGGTCGACGATTAGAAAAGCCATCTTTTTTAGTGCAACAGTCATTTTGCTTGTTAATTTAGTGCTCTCTGCAGCTGTACAATGGACGACATATAACAGTTCATTTCCCATTCGCTTAGCTGGTGTTATGTACCCCCTATTTGGTCAATTTGCTATCGGTTTACTCGCAATCGTGGCAACGGGACTTTGTATAACAACCCATTTAATGGTTGTTGGAGGAGTAGCTCGACTGATAGCAGACTTATCAAAAACAGTTCCACCTTTTCATTTTTTAACGAAAAAGCTTTCCAATGGTGCTCCATATAAAGCAATTACACTTCTTGTATTGATACATCTTTTCTTTGTTGTGTTGCTATTTATAAAAATCGTGACAGTAGAGCAATTAGTTGGACTTGCGAATGCTTTTTTCATCGCTAATGCATTAATTGGCTTATTTGCAGCAATCAAATTATTAGCTGCTCCATGGATAAAAGGAATGGCAATCGTGCTTAGTGTGTTATTTGGTATTTTACTTTTGCGGTCTTCTATTATTGCTTTATTCCTTATTTTAGTTTTAACCTTGCTATTTAAGCAGATGGAGCAAAGAAATAATAAAAATGAAAAGCTAGATGTTAATTAAAATAATTACAAAAATGCAGCGGGGTAAGATAAAATGACTTTATATATATGAAATCCTGTTTTTGTAAGACAGCTAATTTCAATAAATAAAAAGTCGAGGAGAAGAGAAATTGATTGGGACACTATTTAACTGCTTCATGATTCTAGCAGGAAGTACGATTGGAAGTCTTTTGAAAAAAGGCATCAAAGTGGAGTACCAAGATATATTAATGCAAGCAATGGGACTAGCTGCAACTTCTCTTGGGATTCATTCTATTGTTCAATATATGCCAGATAGTCA from Niallia sp. FSL W8-0635 carries:
- a CDS encoding APC family permease, with product MKHGKIGSLTLSGLIIGPLLGSGIILLPTIIYENLGNYAVIAWLVMSIIGICFAYVCGELMIQFPGEAGLGNAMERAFGAKIKNLASIFLMIAALMGPVAVMMTAAEYLQIWLFPNQIRVEWIAIILLVLNGSILLLRLNFLGKLSFLISTFAVLILVSGSIFALLNQHTGTWGFPEFHFDSFGYSLLLLFWTIVGWEIIGNYSSEVKNPRSTIRKAIFFSATVILLVNLVLSAAVQWTTYNSSFPIRLAGVMYPLFGQFAIGLLAIVATGLCITTHLMVVGGVARLIADLSKTVPPFHFLTKKLSNGAPYKAITLLVLIHLFFVVLLFIKIVTVEQLVGLANAFFIANALIGLFAAIKLLAAPWIKGMAIVLSVLFGILLLRSSIIALFLILVLTLLFKQMEQRNNKNEKLDVN